In a genomic window of Lycium ferocissimum isolate CSIRO_LF1 chromosome 9, AGI_CSIRO_Lferr_CH_V1, whole genome shotgun sequence:
- the LOC132029812 gene encoding uncharacterized protein LOC132029812 yields MESGVEEKSGGSSIENSKKQRSLDLRTLYKSGDLKKGKGESSDIDDRKKKKKKRKSITEVSLDKAEPSVKKSRSNGNGTDEDHVNGDSESRLSSSKLEKTLNCSNGLSGFSLSLDSNGNAIPIPKRPRGTVGRRKFDNGQGSLLSRVQTSVIGNGKIKSEPDKTEGDDQLPKKRALSGGEGKSDEQTSKLPSHSAGNGVTVKVKRKASVDDSREKKKDKASSIRQGKEDGHVAVNNGESSSRKHQSTRNKRKDSSSRSRKSVKNGVPSGDNFGSFCQDSLDDDDEENLEQNAARMLSSRFDPSCTGFSSKSRSSASLSAERLSSLLTPGQDFVSREGNSLTGSESVSVDTANRVLRPRQKLKEKGISRKRRHFYEVLPRDLDAYWVLNRRIKVFWPLDERWYYGLLNEYDPERKLHHVKYDDRDEEWINLENERFKLLLFPGEVPGKRRVRRSANATKSIGERKLDLAVDEDSHPGNCLDSEPIISWLARSSRRAKSSPSRPLKKQKTLQLSTPVVSSSLHVKTEGTNWNLGSLNSSKDKTDNDLLFPDKLIGLSKAENSFVESHSSPKDGKPVVYVRRRFRKKKDVPVYETDKAYVADIATVSVAPVVDELQNCSTCVMCIPSPESEKLLSAVDDEGVLRLHMPLLEAKQFRVEICLPVLPLLLLEAEQDWLSRTILLLQHGAIMIRWPNFSLEMLFVDNVVGLRFLLFECCLNHAVAFIFLVLTLFNQADEEWRFESLQLPVTSVRFRLSSIQDSRKQQSFAFSCFSKLKNSKWLYLDSKLQKHSLLARQLPLSECTYENIKSLDCRSEQLQFNAPADPSSFKKKFVPGFLPKATSTECCSARLTTSTFGSAMKLGRIPPFALSFAAAPTFFICLHLRLLMDRNFACVSLQDYDSINACQPVKNDGSRMKCSEITENIAETSFTGPSSDGGSSFAEQQLGSLAREQQLGRSSQICQLDVSSSSSIARHSELDTSDVIVVSNKIESDDQLSDQFVESPGRKNSNNLSHSLSNAQCHSGLVGMSVVIPSFDQLEGLSDGKGIILGDASHLTLNTGDDMICSPNRTVTSNVVRSPNITGTRDRMDQSPNPSVPRGLLYRNRNSSSSSPFGEISPVWVDGKANFARGGFGNGPKKPRTQVQYTVPYGGYDYGSMQKYHSPRALPYKRIRRASEKKNADSCSGSQRNIELLACDANVLVTLGGVKGWREFGARIVVEIAGHNEWRIAVKFSGVTKYSYKVHNVLQPGSTNRFTHAMMWKGGKDWVLEFPDRSQWMLFKELHEECYNRNIRAASVKNIPIPGVRLIEEIEDYASEVSFIRSSPKYYRQAESDVEMAMDPSRILYDMDSEDEQWLSRKNFSCFSESKHEEISDELFEKVMDMFEKVAYARQRDHFMPDEVEVLMVGVGPMEVIKSIYEHWQNKRQKNGMSLVRHLQPPLWERYQQQLKDWEQAMSNANLGFASVSQQKAAFTEKPPMYAFCLKPRGLEVPNKGSKQRSQRKISVSGHNHVGSRDQDGLHSFGRRLNGYSHGDEMVVYPSHEYSDGSPMLHASPRVFSPREASGFGYFSLNSDVSDWNHQPKFYRNKSKKIGSFHSHINPHMVASYDQRTVVKRNGVHRWNMSLPEWTSQKHYHPEGSCGPAIEQFDSSDLHEFRLRDASGAAQHARNMAKLKREKAQRLLYRADLAIHKAVVALMTAEAIKAAAESANVDG; encoded by the exons ATGGAAAGTGGTGTAGAAGAAAAATCTGGTGGTAGTTCTATcgagaattccaagaaacaaaggTCTTTGGATCTACGGACACTATACAAGTCTGGGGATTTAAAGAAGGGGAAAGGAGAGAGTAGTGATATTGATGataggaagaagaagaaaaagaagaggaagagtaTAACAGAGGTGTCATTAGACAAAGCTGAGCCATCTGTGAAAAAGAGTAGGAGTAATGGTAATGGTACAGATGAGGATCATGTGAATGGGGATAGTGAATCGCGGTTATCATCGTCTAAGTTGGAGAAAACATTGAATTGCAGCAATGGGTTGAGTGGATTTTCTCTTAGTTTAGATAGTAATGGTAATGCTATTCCAATTCCAAAGCGCCCGCGTGGTACTGTGGGGCGAAGGAAGTTTGATAATGGTCAAGGTTCGCTGTTATCGAGGGTTCAGACTTCTGTCATTGGAAATGGCAAGATAAAAAGTGAACCTGACAAAACTGAGGGAGATGATCAGCTTCCGAAAAAGCGCGCTTTGTCTGGGGGAGAAGGTAAAAGTGATGAACAGACTTCTAAATTACCTAGTCATTCAGCTGGCAACGGTGTTACTGTCAAGGTAAAAAGAAAGGCAAGTGTTGATGATTCacgggaaaagaaaaaagataaggcGAGTTCAATTCGGCAGGGTAAGGAAGATGGTCATGTAGCTGTAAATAATGGTGAATCATCTTCTAGAAAGCACCAGAGTACTCGTAACAAGAGAAAGGATTCGTCATCTAGGAGTAGAAAATCTGTAAAGAATGGTGTGCCATCTGGAGATAACTTTGGAAGCTTTTGTCAAGATTCTctggatgatgatgatgaagagaaCCTTGAGCAGAATGCAGCAAGGATGCTGTCATCGAGATTTGACCCTAGTTGTACAGGGTTTTCTTCAAAAAGCAGATCTTCAGCATCACTATCTGCTGAACGATTATCTTCTTTACTCACTCCTGGTCAGGATTTTGTTAGTCGGGAGGGAAATTCCTTGACTGGCTCAGAATCTGTATCAGTTGATACTGCTAACAGAGTTCTACGACCAAGACAGAAGCTCAAAGAGAAGGGTATTTCTAGGAAACGCCGTCatttttatgaagttcttcCTAGGGACTTGGATGCTTACTGGGTATTGAACCGAAGGATTAAAGTCTTCTGGCCACTGGATGAGCGTTGGTATTATGGTCTTTTGAATGAATATGATCCAGAGAGGAAACTCCACCATGTTAAATATGATGACCGAGATGAGGAATGGATAAATCTTGAAAATGAGCGGTTTAAACTTTTGCTTTTCCCTGGGGAGGTACCTGGAAAAAGGAGAGTCAGAAGATCTGCAAATGCCACGAAAAGCATTGGTGAAAGAAAACTTGACTTGGCCGTAGATGAGGACAGCCACCCAGGTAACTGTCTGGACTCGGAGCCCATTATATCTTGGTTGGCTCGATCATCTCGTCGAGCAAAGTCTTCTCCTTCCAGGCCATTGAAGAAACAGAAAACATTACAGTTGTCTACCCCTGTTGTGTCATCATCGCTGCATGTCAAAACTGAGGGCACAAACTGGAATTTAGGTTCCTTGAACAGCAGTAAAGACAAGACAGATAATGATCTTTTATTCCCAGACAAACTGATTGGTCTTAGCAAGGCTGAGAATTCTTTTGTCGAAAGTCATAGCAGCCCCAAAGATGGAAAACCTGTTGTTTATGTTCGAAGGCGTTTCCGTAAGAAGAAGGATGTACCTGTGTATGAAACTGACAAAGCTTATGTAGCTGATATAGCTACTGTTTCTGTGGCACCAGTTGTGGATGAATTGCAGAACTGCAGTACCTGTGTTATGTGCATTCCTAGCCCTGAGAGTGAGAAATTACTGTCTGCAGTTGATGATGAAGGGGTTCTAAGATTACACATGCCATTGTTAGAAGCTAAGCAATTCAGGGTGGAAATATGCCTACCCGTATTGCCTTTGTTGCTGCTTGAGGCAGAACAGGATTGGTTATCTCGCACTATTTTGCTGCTGCAGCATGGTGCCATTATGATAAGGTGGCCAAATTTTTCTTTAGAGATGCTTTTTGTTGATAATGTAGTCGGACTGAGGTTTCTTTTATTTGAGTGTTGCCTCAACCACGCTGTGGCCTTTATTTTCCTTGTCTTAACATTATTCAATCAAGCTGATGAAGAGTGGAGGTTTGAAAGTCTTCAGTTACCTGTAACTTCAGTAAGGTTTCGGCTTTCTTCTATTCAGGATTCTAGGAAGCAGCAATCTTTTGCATTTTCCTGTTTCTCCAAACTCAAAAACTCAAAATGGTTATACTTGGACTCCAAGCTTCAGAAACATAGTTTGCTTGCTAGGCAGCTGCCTCTCTCTGAGTGCACATATGAGAATATCAAGTCCCTCGATTGCAGAAGTGAGCAATTACAGTTCAATGCTCCTGCAGACCCTTCCTCATTTAAG AAGAAGTTTGTGCCAGGTTTTCTCCCCAAAGCCACCTCGACAGAGTGTTGCAGTGCAAGGCTTACTACTTCTACTTTTGGTTCTGCAATGAAGCTTGGAAGGATTCCTCCTTTTGCTCTTTCATTTGCTGCTGCACCCACTTTCTTCATATGTCTACATCTCAGGTTACTCATGGATCGCAACTTTGCCTGTGTTAGCCTTCAGGATTATGATTCTATAAATGCTTGCCAGCCAGTTAAAAATGATGGCAGTCGGATGAAGTGCTCTGAGATCACTGAGAATATTGCAGAAACTTCATTTACTGGACCTAGTTCTGATGGAGGGTCATCATTTGCTGAACAGCAACTAGGGAGTTTGGCGCGTGAACAACAGCTGGGAAGGTCATCTCAGATTTGTCAATTAGATGTTTCCTCGAGCTCTTCCATTGCCAGACATTCTGAATTGGACACGTCTGATGTGATTGTTGTGTCAAACAAAATAGAATCTGATGATCAATTATCGGACCAGTTTGTTGAATCTCCTGGGAGAAAAAATTCTAACAATTTATCTCACAGCTTGTCTAATGCTCAGTGCCATTCTGGTTTGGTGGGGATGAGTGTTGTAATTCCATCATTTGACCAACTGGAGGGACTATCTGATGGAAAAGGAATTATCTTGGGAGACGCGTCTCATTTGACTCTGAATACAggtgatgacatgatatgcagCCCAAACCGTACTGTTACAAGTAATGTGGTCCGGAGCCCCAATATTACTGGCACCAGGGATCGCATGGACCAGAGCCCCAACCCTTCAGTCCCTAGAGGATTGCTGTATCGCAACAGAAACAGCTCTAGTTCTTCTCCTTTTGGAGAAATTTCACCTGTATGGGTTGATGGGAAGGCAAATTTTGCACGCGGTGGATTTGGCAATGGTCCAAAGAAACCTCGAACACAGGTGCAGTACACAGTGCCATACGGAGGTTATGACTACGGTTCAATGCAAAAATATCACAGCCCTCGAGCTCTTCCTTATAAAAGAATTAGAAGAGCTAGTGAGAAGAAGAATGCAGATAGTTGTAGTGGTTCGCAGAGAAATATTGAATTACTAGCTTGCGATGCAAATGTGTTGGTTACTCTTGGGGGGGTCAAAGGGTGGAGAGAATTTGGTGCGCGGATAGTCGTGGAAATTGCGGGTCACAATGAATGGAGAATTGCTGTCAAATTTTCTGGGGTTACAAAGTATTCATATAAAGTTCATAATGTTTTGCAGCCTGGCTCTACCAATCGCTTTACCCATGCCATGATGTGGAAAGGGGGGAAGGATTGGGTCCTGGAGTTCCCTGACAGAAGCCAGTGGATGTTGTTCAAGGAGTTGCATGAAGAGTGTTATAACAGGAATATACGTGCTGCCTCAGTTAAAAACATCCCTATTCCTGGTGTCCGTTTGatagaagaaattgaagattatgCATCAGAAGTCTCCTTCATTCGCTCTTCACCAAAGTACTACAGACAGGCTGAAAGTGATGTTGAAATGGCCATGGATCCATCACGTATACTATATGACATGGACAGTGAGGATGAGCAGTGGTTATCCAGGAAGAATTTTTCTTGCTTCAGTGAGAGTAAACATGAAGAGATATCTGATGAATTGTTTGAGAAGGTAATGGACATGTTTGAGAAAGTTGCTTATGCCCGACAGCGTGATCACTTTATGCCTGATGAGGTGGAAGTGCTGATGGTTGGTGTAGGGCCAATGGAAGTAATTAAATCCATTTATGAGCATTGGCAGAACAAGCGGCAGAAGAATGGCATGTCATTAGTACGCCATCTCCAG CCCCCACTTTGGGAGAGGTATCAGCAGCAACTGAAGGACTGGGAACAAGCAATGTCAAATGCTAATCTTGGCTTTGCTAGCGTAAGCCAGCAGAAAGCAGCTTTCACGGAGAAACCACCTATGTACGCATTTTGTTTGAAGCCTCGAGGTCTGGAGGTTCCAAACAAGGGCTCAAAACAACGCTCGCAGAGAAAAATCTCGGTCTCAGGACACAATCATGTTGGTTCAAGAGATCAAGATGGTCTTCATTCCTTTG GGAGAAGATTAAATGGATATTCACATGGAGATGAGATGGTTGTGTATCCGAGCCATGAATATTCAGATGGTTCCCCTATGCTTCATGCGTCACCCCGAGTTTTTTCACCACGGGAAGCTTCTGGGTTTGGATATTTTTCCTTGAACTCAGATGTGTCAGATTGGAATCATCAGCCAAAATTTTATAGGAACAAATCGAAGAAGATTGGGTCGTTTCACTCTCATATTAATCCACATATGGTGGCTTCATATGATCAGAGAACTGTTGTGAAGCGAAATGGGGTTCATAGGTGGAATATGAGCTTACCTGAGTGGACTAGTCAAAAGCATTACCATCCTGAAGGATCTTGTGGGCCTGCAATTGAGCAATTTGACAGTTCAGATCTTCACGAATTCAGGTTGCGTGACGCCTCCGGAGCAGCACAGCATGCTCGTAACATGGCAAAACTGAAGAGGGAGAAGGCCCAAAGGTTACTCTATAGAGCTGATCTAGCCATTCATAAAGCTGTTGTCGCTCTCATGACTGCTGAGGCAATCAAAGCTGCTGCTGAGAGCGCAAATGTTGATGGTTAG